The following proteins come from a genomic window of Dermacentor albipictus isolate Rhodes 1998 colony chromosome 8, USDA_Dalb.pri_finalv2, whole genome shotgun sequence:
- the LOC139048672 gene encoding uncharacterized protein yields the protein MPYSVLHDELLLGSLHWDELEDVHLLPVEPRRDLRKHGLLNLDAMDSTLFYRSFRFEKSDLDDLLTDLLIPEVVESAQRVRVPGREALCMTLRLLAYPNRLCDLEVFFSRHSSVISSVVSKVLSHIQHYFGHLLADLTAHRWLNLQNLELFSQAVHRKGAPLKNCWGFVDGTARRICRPSVGQQDHFSGHKRHHVQKYQAVMCPNGLVCQMDGPFHGRRHDAGILKKTALYQNLEKVAQGHEYVIYGDPAYPLRPLLLKPFGGASLQPYEAHFNKRMSTVRQAVEWGFGEVAADFAFVDFHKNQKMTQQRVGRMYKVATLLSNCRTCMYGSQVSTYFGIAPPSFREYLVPSE from the exons ATGCCGTATAGCGTGCTTCACGACGAACTGCTGCTGGGATCTCTGCACTGGGACGAATTAGAAGATGTGCACTTGCTCCCAGTGGAACCACGGCGGGATCTTCGGAAGCATGGCCTGCTTAATTTGGATGCCATGGACAGCACGTTGTTCTACCGGTCGTTCAGGTTCGAGAAATCGGACCTGGACGATCTTCTGACCGACCTCCTGATTCCAGAAGTGGTAGAGAGCGCTCAACGGGTTCGAGTTCCTGGCCGCGAGGCGCTGTGCATGACGCTGCGGCTTCTCGCCTATCCGAACCGCTTGTGTGATCTGGAGGTGTTCTTCAGCCGCCACAGTTCGGTGATATCGAGTGTGGTGTCTAAAGTTTTATCTCACATTCAGCACTACTTTGGACACCTCCTAGCGGACCTCACGGCGCACAGGTGGCTCAACCTACAAAACCTGGAGCTGTTTTCCCAG GCCGTTCACAGGAAAGGCGCTCCACTGAAGAACTGTTGGGGTTTCGTTGATGGCACAGCGCGACGAATTTGCAGGCCATCAGTTGGACAGCAGGATCACTTCTCTGGCCACAAACGGCATCACGTGCAAAAATATCAAGCCGTGATGTGCCCCAATGGCTTGGTATGCCAAATGGATGGACCATTTCATGGTCGGCGCCACGATGCTG GAATTTTGAAGAAGACGGCCCTCTACCAGAACCTGGAGAAAGTCGCCCAAGGCCATGAATATGTTATCTATGGCGACCCAGCCTATCCACTCCGGCCCCTGCTCCTTAAGCCTTTTGGAGGTGCATCATTGCAGCCCTACGAGGCTCATTTCAACAAGCGCATGAGCACTGTGCGGCAGGCTGTGGAATGGGGGTTTGGCGAGGTGGCAGCGGACTTCGCATTCGTTGATTTCCACAAAAATCAAAAAATGACTCAGCAGAGGGTGGGGCGAATGTATAAAGTTGCAACATTGCTCTCCAACTGCCGTACTTGCATGTATGGCAGTCAAGTGTCTACATACTTTGGCATTGCACCACCCTCTTTCAGAGAATATCTGGTACCTTCCGAATAA